In Larimichthys crocea isolate SSNF chromosome VI, L_crocea_2.0, whole genome shotgun sequence, one genomic interval encodes:
- the pdhb gene encoding pyruvate dehydrogenase E1 component subunit beta, mitochondrial, whose translation MAASLRCFLRTGRNAVSALRRREIHSSVPAAVQVTVRDALNQAMDEELERDERVFLLGEEVAQYDGAYKVSRGLWKKYGDKRIIDTPITEMGFAGIAVGSAMAGLRPICEFMTFNFSMQAIDQVINSAAKTYYMSAGLQSVPIVFRGPNGASAGVAAQHSQCFAAWYGHCPGLKVLSPWSSEDAKGLLKSAIRDDNPVVFLENELMYGVPFEMSEESQSKDFTIPIGKAKVERQGTHVTLVTHSRYVSHCLDAAVVLAKEGIECEVINLRTIRPLDVECIETSVMKTNHLVTVEGGWPQFGVGAEICARIMEGPAFNYLDAPATRVTGVDIPMPYAKILEDNSVPQIKDIIFSVKKTLNV comes from the exons ATGGCGGCGTCCCTGAGGTGCTTTCTCCGCACGGGCAGA aATGCCGTGTCGGCTCTGCGGCGGCGGGAGATTCACAGCAGCGTCCCGGCCGCTGTGCAG GTGACAGTCCGCGATGCCCTGAACCAGGCGATGGACGAGGAGCTGGAGAGGGACGAGCGCGTCTTCCTGTTGGGCGAGGAGGTGGCCCAGTACGACGGAGCCTACAAG gtgagcAGGGGTCTGTGGAAGAAGTACGGAGACAAACGCATCATTGATACTCCGATCACAGAG ATGGGCTTTGCTGGCATTGCAGTCGGATCCGCCATG GCTGGACTGAGACCCATCTGTGAGTTCATGACCTTCAACTTCTCCATGCAAGCCATCGACCAGGTCATCAACTCTGCGGCAAAGACCTACTACATGTCCGCCGGTCTGCAGTCGGTGCCCATCGTCTTCAGAGGACCCAACGGAGCATCGGCAGGCGTAGCCGCACAGCACTCGCAGTGCTTCGCCGCATG GTACGGTCACTGTCCAGGTCTGAAGGTTTTAAGTCCCTGGAGTTCAGAAGATGCTAAAGGTCTTCTGAAATCAGCCATCAGAGATGACAACCCTG tggtttTCCTGGAGAACGAGCTGATGTACGGCGTTCCCTTTGAGATGTCGGAGGAgtcacagtccaaagacttcACCATTCCCATCGGCAAAGCGAAGGTCGAGAGACAAG GAACTCACGTCACTTTGGTCACTCACTCTCGGTACGTCAGTCACTGCCTTGATGCCGCCGTCGTGCTCGCCAAGGAGGGAATCGAGTGTGAG gTGATCAACCTGCGGACCATCCGTCCTTTGGATGTGGAGTGTATCGAGACCAGCGTGATGAAGACCAACCACCTGGTGACGGTGGAGGGCGGCTGGCCTCAGTTTGGGGTCGGAGCTGAGATCTGCGCCAGGATCATGGAAG gtccCGCCTTCAACTACCTGGACGCTCCAGCTACCCGGGTGACCGGCGTCGACATCCCCATGCCCTACGCCAAAATCCTGGAGGACAACAGTGTGCCGCAGATTAAAGACATCATCTTCTCTGTGAAAAAGACCCTGAACGTCTGA